In Candidatus Hydrogenedentota bacterium, the following are encoded in one genomic region:
- the xerD gene encoding site-specific tyrosine recombinase XerD, with amino-acid sequence MTSLDAALDRYLEMAVFEAGLAEATLAAYGADLRRYTGFLVDNGVTDLEAVMREDILDHLGGLIASGLQSRSIARHLSAIRRFHQFARDERLAPGDPSEGIETPRLPRLLPHSLSRDEVERLLAAPAACEDEVRAARDSALLELFYACGLRISELANLPVNMINLEESVVRVRGKGSKVRLIPLGARARSLLLAWLQFRNAGPRKDDTLFLNAAGKRLGRAAVWKIVKHWVRAAGIARNVTPHMLRHSFATHLLDNGADLRAVQELLGHADIATTQIYTHVSTARQKEAHRKFHPRA; translated from the coding sequence ATGACCTCGCTGGACGCCGCCCTGGATCGTTACCTCGAGATGGCCGTCTTCGAGGCCGGACTCGCCGAGGCAACGCTCGCGGCCTATGGCGCCGACCTCCGCCGATACACCGGCTTCCTCGTCGACAACGGGGTGACCGATCTGGAGGCGGTGATGCGCGAGGACATCCTCGATCACCTCGGGGGCCTCATCGCGAGCGGATTGCAATCCCGCTCGATCGCGCGCCACCTGAGCGCCATTCGCCGCTTTCATCAGTTCGCCCGCGACGAGCGCCTGGCCCCCGGCGACCCCTCCGAGGGCATCGAGACGCCGCGCCTGCCGCGCCTGCTCCCGCACAGCCTCTCCCGCGACGAAGTCGAGCGCCTGCTCGCCGCGCCCGCCGCCTGCGAGGATGAAGTCCGCGCGGCGCGCGATTCGGCCCTCCTCGAACTGTTCTACGCGTGCGGCCTGCGCATTTCCGAACTGGCCAACCTGCCGGTCAACATGATCAACCTGGAAGAGAGCGTCGTGCGCGTGCGCGGCAAGGGCAGCAAGGTCCGCCTGATCCCGCTCGGCGCCCGCGCGCGCTCCCTGCTGCTCGCCTGGCTACAGTTTCGAAACGCCGGGCCCCGCAAGGACGACACGCTCTTCCTCAACGCCGCCGGCAAGCGTCTCGGCCGCGCGGCCGTGTGGAAAATCGTGAAGCACTGGGTCCGCGCCGCCGGCATCGCCAGAAACGTCACGCCCCACATGCTGCGGCACAGCTTCGCCACCCACCTCCTCGACAACGGCGCCGACCTCCGCGCCGTCCAGGAACTCCTCGGCCACGCCGACATCGCCACAACCCAGATCTACACCCACGTCAGCACCGCGCGCCAGAAAGAGGCCCACCGTAAATTCCACCCCCGCGCCTGA
- a CDS encoding Smr/MutS family protein gives MAKLKLDLHEIYNKGDRIEVELNRIIREAVEKRISLVEIIPGKGSGQLKKKVLKFLERGEIKQLYHRIEKDSKNFGRLFVHFRH, from the coding sequence ATGGCGAAGTTGAAACTGGATCTGCACGAAATATACAACAAGGGCGACCGCATCGAGGTGGAGCTGAACCGGATTATCCGCGAGGCCGTGGAAAAGCGGATCAGCCTCGTGGAGATTATCCCCGGCAAGGGAAGCGGCCAGCTAAAGAAGAAGGTCTTGAAATTTCTCGAACGCGGAGAAATCAAACAGCTCTACCACCGGATCGAAAAGGACAGCAAGAATTTCGGGCGGCTGTTCGTGCATTTCCGGCATTGA
- a CDS encoding hybrid sensor histidine kinase/response regulator, translated as MELVSPLLTPLEHQLAVASAEPVRHAAASRGPEPMKSTRSTAQSLGDLNLDDTSRILIVDDENGPRQSLRVLLKEEYEVALANDVESALAHLEQEPVDIVITDIRMPRKTGIDLLREARRRGFDTEFIILTGYGELDTAMKAIEYGAFAYLEKPFDHETMQEKVQACMEKRRRDMNRRALECLAMEANRFETLGRLISGTMHDLGTPLSVLGTHLELLSADPTAESLAKRLGTMESQVRHCTELVRSTMNFLRHSPEELMPFDINSAVEVCLDVAQPLLNRQRVALHTELSTEISICVGDFVLVRQAILNLIYNACQAMENQEESQEIHIQTRCENGEILLQIRDTGPGIPDKHRPRIFQTLFSTKGKKGTGLGLSVVRNIMLKHGGDVTLMPRDGRGACFLLHFPVRTQERRGPAA; from the coding sequence GTGGAACTGGTATCCCCGCTCTTAACCCCCCTGGAGCATCAATTGGCGGTCGCCTCGGCGGAGCCGGTTCGACACGCCGCCGCCAGCCGCGGCCCGGAGCCTATGAAAAGCACCCGCAGCACGGCCCAGTCCCTGGGCGATCTCAACTTGGACGATACGTCGCGCATCCTGATTGTGGACGATGAAAATGGCCCGCGCCAGTCCCTCCGCGTGTTGCTGAAGGAGGAGTATGAGGTGGCGCTGGCGAACGATGTGGAGTCCGCCCTGGCACACCTTGAACAGGAGCCTGTGGACATTGTCATCACGGACATCCGGATGCCGCGAAAGACGGGCATTGATTTGCTGCGGGAGGCGCGGCGCCGGGGCTTCGATACGGAGTTTATCATCCTCACGGGCTACGGCGAACTCGACACGGCGATGAAGGCGATTGAATACGGGGCCTTCGCCTACCTGGAGAAGCCATTCGACCACGAGACGATGCAGGAGAAGGTCCAGGCCTGCATGGAGAAACGGCGCCGGGACATGAACCGGCGCGCGCTGGAATGTCTGGCGATGGAGGCCAACCGCTTCGAGACGCTCGGGCGGCTGATATCGGGGACGATGCACGACCTGGGCACACCGCTTTCCGTGTTGGGCACGCACCTCGAACTGCTGAGCGCGGATCCCACGGCGGAGAGCCTGGCGAAGCGCCTCGGCACGATGGAATCGCAGGTTCGCCACTGCACGGAGCTGGTGCGGTCGACGATGAATTTCCTGCGGCACTCGCCGGAGGAGTTGATGCCCTTTGACATCAATTCGGCGGTGGAAGTGTGCCTGGACGTCGCGCAGCCGCTGCTGAACCGGCAGCGGGTGGCGTTGCACACGGAACTGAGTACTGAAATCTCCATTTGCGTCGGCGATTTTGTGCTGGTCCGGCAGGCGATCCTCAACTTGATTTACAACGCGTGCCAGGCGATGGAGAATCAGGAGGAGTCCCAGGAGATACACATCCAGACGCGTTGCGAGAACGGCGAAATTCTCCTTCAGATCCGGGACACGGGCCCCGGAATCCCGGACAAACACCGGCCGCGCATCTTCCAGACGCTGTTCAGCACGAAGGGCAAGAAGGGCACGGGGCTCGGCCTGAGCGTGGTGCGCAACATCATGCTCAAACACGGCGGCGACGTCACGCTGATGCCCCGGGACGGACGCGGCGCCTGCTTCCTGCTGCACTTCCCCGTCCGGACGCAGGAGAGGCGCGGCCCGGCGGCCTGA
- a CDS encoding OmpA family protein translates to MKRLIALALIAALCGFGGSAEAAKQWDDMSWWGNTGATPEPTADTKGRSGYWWWPKEPASNANDGELWGNRGIVYHSPWQKPMVEEETKPPAPPVEQQPAPSRTAIVLNNVLFDFDKSNLKPEGKAELDKLIAEMQKFPGDTVVVIGHTDSIGTDAYNMALGQRRADSVAAYLSANGIDASRIATKSMGESQPAVPNDTRANRALNRRAEFEITLGN, encoded by the coding sequence ATGAAACGATTGATCGCATTGGCTCTGATTGCCGCCCTCTGTGGATTTGGTGGCAGTGCGGAAGCCGCAAAACAGTGGGACGACATGTCCTGGTGGGGCAACACGGGCGCGACGCCCGAGCCGACGGCCGACACGAAGGGCCGTTCGGGGTACTGGTGGTGGCCGAAAGAGCCCGCTTCCAACGCCAATGACGGCGAGCTCTGGGGCAACCGCGGTATCGTCTACCACAGCCCCTGGCAGAAGCCCATGGTGGAGGAAGAGACCAAGCCCCCGGCCCCGCCGGTTGAACAGCAGCCCGCGCCGAGCCGTACCGCTATCGTGCTGAACAACGTCCTGTTCGACTTCGACAAGTCGAACCTGAAGCCGGAGGGCAAGGCCGAACTGGACAAGCTCATCGCCGAGATGCAGAAGTTCCCGGGCGACACGGTCGTGGTTATCGGCCACACCGACAGCATCGGCACCGACGCCTACAACATGGCCCTCGGCCAGCGCCGCGCGGACTCCGTGGCGGCCTACCTGTCGGCCAACGGTATCGACGCCAGCCGGATCGCCACCAAGAGCATGGGCGAGAGCCAGCCCGCGGTGCCGAACGACACCCGCGCGAACCGCGCGCTTAACCGCCGCGCCGAGTTCGAGATCACCCTCGGCAACTAA
- a CDS encoding LacI family DNA-binding transcriptional regulator, whose translation MAQRTPGRYTIHDIAHELGVSARTVSRVINEQPGVGRATRERVAAFVREVNFHPHSGARSLRRQRIDCIGVAVTSPHDIIPISDDVLSWLFFELNRIFQSGEFIGFDLNPPLRGDEYDYARGVSEQRFGACVVAGPLRTHDTIIHRIHDAGCPYMVMGRLDSFPEVSCATVDYEAAAYLSTKFLIDQGHTRVGLLLGLDGFQPGVERRRGYGRALEEAGIPFDDSLVRPAGFDTEQNARLTHRLLLERDVTAIVESSGAEDGGSIREGARRAGRMPGENLDIVEWTYTYRAAVVSEARAHVWLPLREAGSEGLELLADWFYERRAEPFQVVYQPILYDTPHDTEPAPWKPIFTTHT comes from the coding sequence ATGGCGCAACGAACTCCAGGCCGCTACACGATTCACGACATTGCGCACGAATTGGGCGTTTCCGCGCGCACGGTGAGCCGCGTCATCAACGAACAGCCGGGCGTCGGCCGGGCCACGCGCGAGCGCGTGGCGGCGTTTGTGCGGGAGGTCAACTTCCACCCCCACTCCGGCGCGCGCAGCCTCCGCCGCCAGCGCATTGACTGCATCGGGGTGGCGGTCACGTCGCCGCACGATATTATCCCGATCAGCGACGATGTGCTGAGCTGGCTCTTTTTCGAGCTCAACCGGATCTTCCAGTCGGGCGAATTCATCGGATTCGACTTGAATCCGCCGCTCCGGGGGGACGAGTACGACTATGCGCGGGGCGTGAGCGAGCAGCGCTTCGGCGCGTGCGTCGTGGCGGGTCCGTTGCGGACGCACGACACGATTATTCACCGGATCCACGACGCGGGCTGCCCGTATATGGTCATGGGGCGGCTGGACAGCTTCCCGGAGGTCTCCTGCGCGACGGTGGATTATGAGGCGGCGGCGTATCTGAGCACGAAGTTTCTGATTGACCAGGGGCACACGCGGGTCGGGCTGTTGCTCGGCCTGGACGGGTTCCAGCCGGGGGTGGAGCGCCGCCGGGGCTACGGGCGCGCGCTGGAGGAGGCGGGCATTCCCTTTGACGATTCGCTGGTGCGCCCGGCGGGCTTCGACACGGAACAGAACGCGCGCCTGACGCACCGGCTTCTCCTGGAGCGGGATGTCACGGCGATTGTCGAAAGCAGCGGCGCGGAAGACGGCGGGAGCATCCGCGAGGGCGCCCGGCGCGCGGGGCGCATGCCGGGCGAGAATCTGGATATCGTGGAGTGGACCTACACGTACCGGGCGGCGGTTGTTTCGGAGGCGCGGGCGCATGTGTGGCTGCCGCTGCGCGAGGCGGGCTCCGAGGGCCTGGAACTGCTGGCCGACTGGTTCTACGAGCGGCGGGCTGAACCGTTTCAGGTGGTGTACCAGCCAATCCTGTACGACACGCCGCACGACACGGAGCCGGCGCCCTGGAAGCCGATCTTCACGACGCATACGTGA
- the rlmN gene encoding 23S rRNA (adenine(2503)-C(2))-methyltransferase RlmN, with protein sequence MTRIPLTDLDKKTVAEQLGLKPFQGRQIFQWIHGKQVFDFAAMTNLAKPLRERLAAEASASQLTLAEMQVSKRTGTKKALFQLHDGETVESVLIRDRDRATICVSSQVGCALKCSFCATGLAGFTRNLSPGEIVEQVLYFLRDEPGADRTPNIVYMGMGEPMRNYDNVVRSIRLLMDPDGVGIGARKITVSTAGEIKEIARFAAEDWQVRLSVSLHAANNALRSELVPLNRKYPLERLHETLVDYVERSERQITFEWTLLDGVNDTPECARELLRFCAGLKTSVNLIPWNPVSGLPYTPSPPDACARFQRMLEAGGLKVTMRKEKGQDIDAACGQLRRTHGAA encoded by the coding sequence ATGACCCGAATTCCCTTAACCGACCTGGACAAGAAAACGGTGGCCGAGCAGCTTGGCCTGAAACCGTTTCAGGGCCGCCAGATCTTTCAGTGGATCCACGGCAAGCAAGTGTTTGATTTCGCCGCGATGACGAATCTCGCCAAGCCGCTGCGGGAGCGCCTCGCGGCGGAGGCCTCGGCCTCGCAACTGACGCTGGCGGAGATGCAGGTTTCCAAACGCACGGGAACGAAAAAGGCGCTCTTCCAGCTGCACGACGGCGAGACCGTGGAGTCGGTGCTGATTCGCGATCGGGACCGCGCCACGATCTGTGTCTCGTCGCAGGTGGGCTGCGCGCTCAAGTGCAGCTTCTGCGCGACGGGGCTGGCCGGGTTTACCCGGAACCTGAGCCCGGGCGAGATCGTGGAGCAGGTGCTGTATTTCCTGCGCGACGAACCGGGTGCGGACCGCACCCCAAACATCGTCTATATGGGTATGGGCGAGCCAATGCGGAACTATGACAATGTGGTGCGCAGTATCCGGCTCCTGATGGATCCAGACGGGGTCGGCATCGGCGCGCGGAAAATCACCGTCTCGACCGCGGGCGAAATCAAGGAAATCGCCCGCTTCGCGGCGGAGGACTGGCAGGTCCGCCTGAGCGTGTCGCTGCATGCGGCGAACAACGCGCTGCGATCCGAGCTGGTGCCCCTCAACCGCAAGTACCCGCTGGAACGCCTTCACGAGACGCTGGTGGACTACGTGGAGCGGTCGGAACGCCAGATCACCTTCGAGTGGACCTTGCTGGATGGCGTGAATGACACGCCGGAATGCGCCCGCGAATTGCTCCGCTTTTGCGCCGGGCTGAAAACGTCGGTGAACCTGATCCCGTGGAACCCGGTGTCCGGGCTGCCGTATACGCCGTCGCCGCCGGATGCCTGCGCGCGGTTTCAGCGCATGCTGGAGGCCGGCGGCCTGAAGGTCACGATGCGGAAGGAGAAGGGACAGGATATCGACGCGGCGTGCGGGCAGTTGCGGCGTACACACGGGGCGGCGTAG
- the rpmB gene encoding 50S ribosomal protein L28 codes for MARVCEYSGKRPQVGNRVVRRGKSKKSGGIGLNVTGISRRRWKPNLQKIRVVDENGRVHTIKVCARYIKAGKFVKSPRGARKAELAALAAKSS; via the coding sequence ATGGCACGTGTATGTGAATACAGCGGAAAGCGCCCGCAGGTTGGCAACCGCGTTGTCCGCCGCGGTAAATCCAAGAAGAGCGGCGGTATCGGCCTCAACGTGACCGGCATTTCGCGCCGCCGCTGGAAGCCGAACCTCCAGAAGATCCGGGTTGTCGATGAAAACGGCCGCGTACACACCATCAAGGTCTGCGCGCGCTACATCAAGGCCGGCAAGTTCGTCAAGTCCCCGCGCGGCGCGCGCAAGGCCGAACTCGCCGCGCTGGCGGCCAAGTCCTCCTGA
- a CDS encoding FAD-binding oxidoreductase, with amino-acid sequence MSDEHAIHPAIAAWSAALDPSRVDASAETIARYARTMQPHGTAPRCVLYPESAADVQAIARIAQEHACPIYPISGGRNWGYGDACAPEPGAAIVDLGRMRQILEINAELGYVVIEPGVTQQQLYEAVRAAAPDYWVDITGAGPDATIAGNAVERGFGHTPYGDHVRSTCGMAVVLPDGRLLETGFGHYPGAKTKHVYPYGVGPILDGLFLQSNLGIVVRMGVWLYPRPEAFSFFLIRVPRDEDLAEAVDRLRPLRMHGILNSAVHLGNDLRVFTSMDRYPWERAGGETPLPPALREELRAETRLGAWNITGSLSGTPAQVRDARRRLRRAFRGLGRTMFVNDRKLALGKWVCGWLNRAGLGRTLKKHLDALDPNYGLLKGIPTDMPLQSLGWRLRDAEPERIVDPLETSAGLIWLAPVLPLCGAGARQLLDAVEPVFHAHGFDLPVTFTLLNERAMVAVLNVSFDRSAPGEGERAAACYEEAASAAMALGFIPYRSSPQGMAKLALPGDVFWEVAGEIKHTLDPGGVLAPGRYIPTRPR; translated from the coding sequence ATGTCCGACGAACACGCGATCCATCCCGCTATTGCGGCCTGGTCCGCGGCGCTGGATCCTTCCCGGGTCGACGCCTCCGCGGAGACCATCGCGCGCTATGCGCGCACCATGCAGCCCCACGGCACAGCGCCACGCTGCGTCCTCTATCCCGAGTCCGCCGCCGACGTCCAGGCCATCGCCCGCATTGCCCAGGAGCATGCCTGCCCGATTTACCCGATTTCCGGCGGGCGCAACTGGGGCTATGGCGACGCCTGCGCTCCGGAGCCGGGCGCGGCTATCGTCGACCTGGGCCGCATGCGCCAGATTCTCGAAATCAACGCGGAACTCGGCTACGTGGTCATTGAGCCCGGCGTCACGCAGCAGCAACTGTACGAGGCGGTGCGCGCGGCCGCGCCGGACTACTGGGTGGACATCACCGGCGCCGGGCCCGATGCGACGATCGCGGGCAATGCGGTCGAGCGCGGCTTCGGCCACACGCCCTACGGCGATCACGTGCGAAGCACCTGCGGCATGGCGGTGGTGCTGCCCGATGGACGCCTCCTGGAAACGGGTTTCGGCCACTACCCCGGCGCGAAAACGAAGCACGTCTATCCCTACGGCGTCGGGCCCATTCTGGACGGCCTCTTCCTCCAGTCCAACCTCGGCATCGTGGTTCGCATGGGCGTCTGGCTGTACCCGCGCCCCGAGGCCTTCAGCTTCTTTCTCATCCGCGTTCCTCGCGACGAGGACCTGGCGGAGGCCGTGGATCGTCTGCGACCCCTGCGCATGCACGGCATCCTCAACAGCGCGGTGCACCTGGGCAACGATCTTCGCGTCTTCACCAGCATGGACCGCTACCCCTGGGAACGCGCCGGCGGCGAAACGCCCCTGCCCCCGGCCCTGCGCGAGGAGCTGCGCGCCGAAACGCGGCTCGGCGCCTGGAACATCACCGGATCCCTCAGCGGGACGCCCGCACAGGTGCGCGACGCCAGGCGGCGGCTGCGGCGCGCGTTTCGCGGGCTCGGGCGCACCATGTTCGTCAATGATCGCAAGCTCGCGCTGGGCAAATGGGTCTGCGGATGGCTGAACCGCGCCGGTTTAGGGCGCACACTCAAGAAGCACCTCGACGCCCTCGATCCCAACTACGGCCTGCTCAAGGGCATTCCCACCGACATGCCATTGCAGAGCCTCGGCTGGCGCCTGCGCGACGCCGAGCCCGAACGCATCGTGGACCCCCTCGAAACCAGCGCGGGCCTGATCTGGCTCGCCCCGGTGCTGCCCCTGTGCGGCGCCGGCGCGCGGCAATTGCTCGATGCCGTCGAGCCCGTCTTCCACGCGCACGGCTTCGATCTGCCCGTGACCTTCACCCTGCTTAACGAGCGCGCCATGGTCGCCGTGCTCAACGTCTCCTTCGACCGGAGCGCGCCGGGGGAGGGGGAGCGCGCCGCCGCGTGCTACGAGGAAGCCGCCTCCGCAGCGATGGCCCTCGGCTTCATACCGTACCGCAGCAGCCCCCAGGGCATGGCCAAACTGGCGCTGCCCGGCGATGTGTTTTGGGAAGTCGCCGGCGAAATCAAGCACACCCTGGACCCCGGCGGCGTGCTCGCCCCGGGGCGATACATCCCCACCAGGCCGCGCTAG
- a CDS encoding sigma-70 family RNA polymerase sigma factor: MASYNPDFWEVPTESATLDRVPSTEALYYESDEDRERRYAMQAFYEEVRPSVNSFIENCLTRRQQEVVKLYYYYGKTQEDIAVILQLTQSTVSRHLFGTVRGGKKVGGAIPKLRKLVDQSDDPKISGALAALQGKLREAV; this comes from the coding sequence ATGGCCAGCTATAATCCAGATTTCTGGGAGGTCCCCACCGAGTCCGCCACGCTCGATCGGGTGCCTTCGACCGAAGCCCTTTATTACGAATCCGACGAAGATCGGGAGCGGCGCTACGCCATGCAGGCCTTCTACGAGGAAGTGCGCCCCTCCGTCAACAGCTTCATCGAAAATTGCCTCACGCGGCGGCAGCAGGAGGTGGTGAAGCTCTACTACTACTACGGGAAGACCCAGGAAGACATCGCGGTCATTCTCCAACTGACCCAGTCCACCGTCAGCCGGCACCTCTTCGGCACCGTCCGCGGCGGCAAGAAGGTGGGCGGGGCGATTCCGAAACTGCGCAAGCTGGTCGACCAGAGCGATGACCCGAAGATCTCGGGGGCGCTCGCGGCGCTCCAGGGCAAACTGCGGGAGGCGGTTTGA
- a CDS encoding sodium:solute symporter has product MLNAVDWTVIGGYFGLVFGVAWWASRGEKDHERNSADYFLAGRNVGWFVIGASLFASNIGSEHLIGLAGTGAASGLAVAQFEVQASLVLLLLGWFFVPFYLRSGVFTMPEFMERRYSPAVRWYLAGISVVGYVLTKISVTIAAGGIVFESLMGIDFWTGALLVVVATGVYTILGGLRAVLYTDMLQVFVLIGGSVLVTIIGLQHAGGWDALREAAPAGFFSVWKPMTDPAFPWTGILFGAPILGVWYWCTDQFIVQRVLAAHGEDDARRGTIMAGLLKQLPLFIFVVPGIIAMVLAQSGALALERSDQALPVLVATVLPMGLRGVVIAGLLAALMSSLSSVFNSCSTLITWDIYRKLHPDASERTLVRVGQLSTGVLVVLGLLWIPLMANVSEQLYQYLQSVQAYIAPPIAAVFLIGLLWGRVNAAGAIASLLTGFALGMGRLALELNKASLGEEGALMYIATINFLHYALLLFGVCTAVLVVVSLITRAPDPNRVQGLTHATVRGVAPLGQPVSPSWRRADLGLTLVLLGLVLLVWIYFRG; this is encoded by the coding sequence ATGCTCAATGCGGTGGACTGGACGGTAATCGGGGGCTATTTCGGGCTGGTGTTCGGGGTGGCCTGGTGGGCCTCCCGCGGCGAAAAGGATCACGAGCGCAACAGTGCGGACTACTTCCTGGCGGGACGCAACGTGGGCTGGTTCGTCATCGGCGCGTCGCTCTTCGCGTCAAACATTGGATCGGAGCACCTGATCGGCCTGGCGGGCACGGGCGCGGCCAGCGGGCTGGCCGTGGCGCAGTTCGAGGTGCAGGCCTCGCTCGTGCTCCTGCTGCTCGGCTGGTTCTTCGTCCCCTTCTACCTGCGCAGCGGCGTGTTCACGATGCCCGAGTTCATGGAGCGGCGCTACTCCCCCGCCGTGCGCTGGTACCTGGCGGGGATCTCGGTGGTGGGCTACGTCCTGACGAAGATCTCCGTCACCATTGCGGCGGGCGGGATCGTCTTCGAGTCGCTGATGGGCATCGACTTCTGGACCGGCGCGCTGCTCGTGGTGGTCGCCACGGGCGTGTACACGATCCTGGGGGGCCTCCGAGCGGTGCTCTACACGGACATGCTCCAGGTCTTCGTGCTCATCGGCGGGTCGGTGCTGGTCACGATCATCGGCCTGCAGCACGCCGGCGGCTGGGACGCGTTGCGCGAGGCCGCGCCGGCGGGATTCTTTTCGGTGTGGAAGCCGATGACGGATCCCGCGTTTCCCTGGACGGGGATTCTCTTCGGCGCGCCCATTCTGGGCGTTTGGTACTGGTGCACGGACCAGTTTATCGTGCAGCGCGTGCTTGCGGCGCACGGCGAGGACGATGCGCGGCGCGGCACGATCATGGCCGGCCTGCTGAAGCAGCTTCCGCTGTTCATTTTCGTGGTTCCCGGTATCATCGCCATGGTGCTCGCGCAGTCGGGCGCGCTGGCGCTGGAACGCAGCGATCAGGCGTTGCCGGTGCTGGTGGCGACGGTGCTGCCGATGGGCCTGCGCGGCGTGGTGATTGCCGGGCTGCTCGCGGCGCTGATGAGCTCGCTTTCGTCGGTGTTCAACTCGTGCTCGACGCTCATCACGTGGGACATCTACCGCAAGCTGCATCCGGACGCGAGCGAGCGGACGCTCGTGCGCGTGGGGCAGCTTTCCACCGGGGTGCTCGTGGTGCTGGGGCTGCTGTGGATCCCGCTGATGGCGAATGTTTCCGAACAGCTGTACCAGTATCTCCAGAGCGTGCAGGCCTACATCGCGCCGCCGATCGCCGCGGTTTTCCTGATCGGCCTGCTGTGGGGCCGGGTCAACGCGGCGGGGGCCATCGCGTCGCTGCTCACCGGCTTCGCCCTGGGGATGGGCCGCCTCGCGCTGGAATTGAACAAGGCCAGCCTCGGCGAAGAGGGCGCGCTGATGTACATCGCCACGATCAACTTCCTGCACTACGCCCTGCTGCTCTTCGGGGTTTGCACGGCGGTGCTGGTGGTGGTGAGCCTGATCACGCGGGCCCCGGACCCCAACCGGGTCCAGGGCCTCACGCACGCCACCGTCCGGGGCGTCGCGCCGCTCGGGCAGCCGGTGTCGCCATCGTGGCGCCGGGCCGATCTGGGGCTTACGCTGGTGCTCCTCGGGCTCGTGCTGCTTGTGTGGATCTACTTCCGGGGATAA
- the leuD gene encoding 3-isopropylmalate dehydratase small subunit has protein sequence MQKFTTLKGIVAPLEALNVDTDQIIPKQFLKRIERTGYEDMLFFDWRYLEDGKTPNPDFEMNAPRYQGASILLAKDNFGCGSSREHAPWALDNYGIRCIIAPSFADIFYNNCFNNGMLPIVLPSDVVDGLFPEVRATEGYSLEIDLPSQTITRPNGETLSFELNAFLKERLLNGWDQIGLTLLHDAEITAYEQKRGVA, from the coding sequence ATGCAGAAATTCACGACCTTGAAGGGCATCGTCGCCCCGCTCGAAGCGCTCAACGTCGATACCGACCAGATCATCCCCAAGCAGTTCCTCAAGCGCATCGAGCGCACCGGCTACGAGGACATGCTCTTCTTCGACTGGCGCTACCTCGAAGACGGCAAGACGCCCAACCCCGATTTCGAGATGAACGCCCCGCGCTACCAGGGCGCCAGCATCCTCCTGGCGAAGGACAACTTCGGCTGCGGCTCCTCCCGCGAGCACGCGCCCTGGGCCCTCGACAACTACGGCATCCGCTGCATCATCGCGCCGTCGTTCGCCGACATCTTCTACAACAACTGCTTCAACAACGGCATGCTCCCCATCGTGCTGCCGTCCGACGTGGTTGATGGCCTCTTCCCCGAGGTCCGCGCGACCGAAGGCTACAGCCTCGAGATCGACCTGCCCAGCCAGACGATCACCAGGCCCAACGGCGAGACACTCTCGTTCGAGCTGAACGCCTTCCTCAAGGAGCGCCTCCTCAACGGCTGGGATCAGATCGGCCTGACCCTCCTCCACGACGCCGAAATCACGGCCTACGAACAAAAACGCGGCGTCGCATAG
- a CDS encoding DUF1295 domain-containing protein, translated as MLLLSAVILLAFAVVQWVISLAARDASIADRFWGLGFILVCVAGLRTVDPVTPHKVLLAGLVFLWGARLAIYITWRNWEKGEDYRYRAMRAHHGARFAWISFFTVFLLQGFLTWFIALPIQITLMAENAVPAESALVMAGTLVFGAGLFIEALGDWQLARFKANPENAGKVMDQGLWRYTRHPNYFGEAVVWWGLFLVALPAPNVGFTILSPIVMTLLLLKVSGVPLLEKRMAETRPAYQEYARKTPAFFPWRPRA; from the coding sequence ATGCTGCTACTTTCGGCCGTTATCCTGCTGGCCTTTGCCGTTGTTCAGTGGGTGATCAGCCTCGCCGCGCGGGACGCGAGCATCGCCGATCGCTTCTGGGGGCTGGGCTTTATCCTGGTCTGCGTTGCCGGGCTGCGCACGGTTGATCCGGTCACGCCGCACAAGGTGCTGCTGGCGGGCCTGGTGTTCCTCTGGGGCGCGCGCCTCGCCATCTACATCACCTGGCGCAACTGGGAGAAGGGCGAGGACTACCGCTACCGCGCGATGCGCGCACACCACGGCGCCCGCTTCGCGTGGATCAGCTTTTTCACGGTCTTTCTGCTCCAGGGCTTCCTGACGTGGTTCATTGCGCTGCCGATCCAGATCACGCTGATGGCGGAAAACGCCGTGCCGGCGGAGTCCGCGCTGGTGATGGCGGGCACACTGGTATTCGGGGCGGGGCTCTTCATTGAAGCACTGGGCGACTGGCAGCTGGCGCGATTCAAGGCGAACCCGGAAAATGCGGGGAAGGTCATGGATCAGGGGCTGTGGCGCTATACGCGGCACCCGAACTATTTCGGCGAGGCGGTGGTGTGGTGGGGCCTGTTTCTCGTGGCGCTCCCGGCGCCCAATGTGGGCTTCACGATACTGAGCCCGATCGTGATGACCCTGCTGCTGCTGAAGGTGTCCGGCGTACCGCTGCTGGAAAAGCGGATGGCGGAAACCCGGCCGGCCTACCAGGAATACGCGCGTAAGACGCCCGCGTTTTTTCCGTGGCGTCCGCGGGCGTAG